The proteins below are encoded in one region of Candidatus Planktophila lacus:
- a CDS encoding protein jag, whose product MSEETTEVLENETTEVGTPTKKAPKTIARLEEEGDIAADYLEGLLDIADLDGDIDIDVENDRASLAIVGGKLRHLVGQEGEVLDAIQELTRLAVQTATGDRSRLMLDIDGFRSGRRKELTALAEKMAEQAKTTGASIKLDPMNAFERKIIHDTIQTLGLSSESDGEDPNRFVVIYPA is encoded by the coding sequence ATGAGCGAAGAGACCACAGAAGTATTGGAAAACGAGACCACGGAAGTGGGTACACCTACCAAAAAGGCGCCAAAGACAATTGCGCGCCTTGAAGAAGAAGGCGATATCGCAGCTGATTACCTCGAAGGCTTACTAGATATCGCAGACCTAGATGGCGATATCGATATTGATGTGGAAAACGACCGCGCAAGCCTGGCGATCGTCGGCGGAAAGCTTCGCCACCTAGTCGGCCAGGAAGGTGAAGTCCTAGATGCAATCCAGGAGCTAACTCGCCTTGCTGTTCAGACAGCAACCGGCGACCGTAGCCGCCTAATGCTCGATATCGATGGATTCCGCTCAGGGCGCCGCAAGGAGCTAACCGCCCTCGCCGAGAAGATGGCAGAGCAGGCAAAGACCACTGGGGCATCGATCAAACTTGACCCAATGAACGCCTTTGAGCGCAAGATCATCCACGACACGATCCAGACCCTCGGGCTGTCATCTGAGTCAGATGGCGAAGATCCAAACCGCTTCGTCGTCATCTATCCCGCCTAA
- a CDS encoding ParB/RepB/Spo0J family partition protein, with amino-acid sequence MSAKRGGLGTNLDSLIPTSLTVAGNEVAQQNEVSVDAISPNPRQPRTIFEEGALNELIASIKEIGILQPPVVRQTSPGKYELIMGERRFRAAKAAGLKKIPVIIRQTPDNELLREALIENIHRSQLNPLEEGAAYAQLLTDFNCTHDELALKLGRSRPLISNTIRLLNLPPTVQRKVAAGVISAGHARALLGLTDEAEIEKLANRIVAEGLSVRATEEAVAIHSPKKGSTKSGKGGKSFTTGETLAAEELLSDYLDTRVSVQGVNGKGKIVIEYAGREDLQRIVDLIEGAK; translated from the coding sequence ATGAGTGCAAAACGTGGTGGCCTTGGAACTAATCTAGATTCTTTAATTCCAACATCTCTAACCGTTGCCGGCAATGAAGTTGCACAACAGAATGAAGTTTCAGTTGATGCAATTTCACCCAACCCACGTCAGCCGCGCACAATCTTTGAAGAGGGTGCACTCAACGAATTAATCGCATCAATTAAAGAGATTGGGATCTTGCAACCACCAGTTGTTCGCCAGACTTCTCCCGGTAAATATGAATTAATTATGGGAGAGCGCCGCTTCCGCGCGGCAAAAGCTGCTGGTTTAAAGAAGATTCCTGTAATCATTCGCCAAACTCCAGATAACGAACTTTTGCGCGAGGCGTTAATTGAAAATATTCACCGTAGCCAACTTAACCCACTTGAAGAAGGAGCTGCTTATGCGCAATTACTTACCGACTTTAACTGCACACACGATGAACTCGCGTTAAAACTTGGTCGTTCTCGCCCACTTATCTCAAACACAATTCGTCTTTTAAATCTTCCCCCAACAGTGCAACGCAAAGTTGCGGCAGGAGTTATCTCGGCAGGCCACGCTCGCGCACTGCTTGGTTTAACTGACGAGGCAGAGATTGAAAAGTTAGCTAATCGGATCGTCGCCGAAGGTTTAAGTGTTCGCGCAACTGAAGAAGCGGTAGCAATTCATTCACCAAAGAAAGGCTCAACTAAGAGTGGCAAAGGTGGAAAAAGTTTCACGACAGGAGAAACCCTGGCTGCCGAAGAGTTGTTGAGTGATTACCTAGATACCCGGGTGAGCGTTCAGGGCGTTAACGGCAAAGGCAAGATTGTTATTGAATATGCAGGACGCGAAGATTTACAGCGAATTGTTGATCTAATTGAGGGCGCTAAGTAA
- the rsmG gene encoding 16S rRNA (guanine(527)-N(7))-methyltransferase RsmG — MTNLQPESDPSQVSRETYIAKFFPGQEDAIRAYAEFLTTAGIERGLIGPREGERIWERHIFNCLPVTQLLPQGASLFDIGSGAGLPGIVIALARPDLKVTLIEPLERRVEFLNEAVAAIATGGVEIAVIRGRAQDVKKSADFVTARAVAPMEKLKKMSWHMVKTGGSLLAMKGESAANEMVGIKGAELHEIKLEGIELGRVISVRKGSLISA; from the coding sequence ATGACAAATCTCCAGCCGGAGTCAGATCCTTCACAAGTTTCACGTGAAACGTATATTGCAAAGTTCTTTCCTGGGCAAGAGGACGCTATCCGCGCCTACGCCGAATTTCTCACCACCGCAGGCATCGAACGAGGACTAATTGGCCCACGCGAAGGTGAGCGGATCTGGGAGCGCCATATCTTTAACTGCCTACCTGTAACCCAACTCTTGCCGCAGGGGGCCTCCCTCTTCGATATCGGTTCTGGGGCAGGGCTGCCAGGAATCGTCATCGCCCTAGCCCGCCCAGATTTAAAAGTGACCCTAATCGAGCCACTTGAGCGCAGAGTTGAGTTTTTAAATGAGGCAGTTGCTGCTATCGCAACCGGTGGGGTCGAGATTGCGGTCATCCGTGGCCGCGCCCAAGATGTAAAGAAGAGCGCTGATTTTGTAACTGCTCGCGCCGTTGCCCCAATGGAGAAGTTGAAGAAGATGAGCTGGCATATGGTTAAAACCGGAGGCTCCCTTTTAGCGATGAAGGGGGAGTCTGCGGCAAATGAGATGGTTGGCATCAAGGGAGCCGAGCTCCACGAGATAAAACTTGAGGGAATCGAGCTCGGCAGAGTGATCTCTGTGCGTAAGGGCTCTCTAATAAGTGCTTAG
- a CDS encoding PLP-dependent aminotransferase family protein, which produces MSEVSVRYQTGVPQNLEQRFATRAAGMLPSEIRSLFAVASRPEIVSLAGGMPNLSALPMEMMAGVVNQLILNNGAEALQYGSGQGHPKLREQICDVMALEGIRANPDDIVVTTGSQQALDLISRIFIDPGDVVLVEAPSYVGALGTFRQYEASVVHVEMDMNGLVPDALRVAIKSVRAAGRKIKFLYLIPNYQNPTGVLLPADRRTEILNICREEGIFVVEDNPYGLLGFDRPSPNAMRAEDSENVIYLGSFSKTIASGLRIGWALVPQSLKDKLVIASESSILCPSNFTQLTISSYLADQPWRDQIASFCELYKVRRDAMLESLEQYFPKEATWTKPGGGFYVWVNLPPEIDTKAMMPKAIVAKVAYVPGNAFYADGFGSWSMRLSYCHPTPERIREGVKALGGIVTQEMSRRGTALS; this is translated from the coding sequence ATGTCTGAGGTATCAGTTCGCTATCAAACCGGTGTACCGCAAAATCTAGAACAACGATTTGCAACTCGCGCCGCCGGAATGTTGCCTTCTGAAATTCGCTCACTCTTCGCCGTTGCATCTCGCCCGGAAATTGTTTCTCTGGCTGGTGGAATGCCAAATCTTTCAGCGCTTCCAATGGAGATGATGGCTGGCGTTGTTAATCAGTTAATCCTTAACAATGGCGCTGAAGCTCTGCAGTACGGCAGCGGCCAAGGACATCCGAAGCTTCGCGAACAAATCTGCGACGTTATGGCCCTTGAAGGAATTCGCGCCAACCCAGATGACATAGTTGTTACAACAGGCTCACAGCAAGCACTTGATTTGATTTCACGAATCTTTATCGATCCCGGCGATGTTGTATTGGTAGAAGCGCCTTCTTATGTCGGTGCGCTCGGAACATTTAGACAATATGAAGCATCTGTTGTCCATGTTGAGATGGATATGAACGGCCTGGTTCCAGATGCTCTGCGGGTAGCGATTAAATCTGTACGCGCTGCCGGTCGCAAGATTAAATTCTTGTACTTGATTCCAAATTACCAAAACCCAACTGGCGTTTTGTTGCCAGCCGATCGCCGTACTGAAATTCTAAATATTTGCCGCGAAGAAGGAATCTTCGTAGTTGAAGATAACCCTTACGGACTGCTTGGTTTTGATCGCCCATCACCAAATGCGATGCGCGCTGAAGATTCTGAAAACGTTATCTATCTTGGCTCATTCTCAAAGACCATCGCATCAGGTTTGCGTATTGGTTGGGCGCTAGTTCCACAGTCGTTAAAAGATAAATTGGTAATTGCATCTGAATCATCAATTCTCTGTCCATCAAACTTCACTCAGCTAACTATCTCTAGCTATCTTGCTGATCAACCATGGCGCGATCAGATCGCATCATTCTGCGAGCTATATAAGGTACGCCGTGATGCGATGCTCGAATCACTTGAACAATATTTTCCAAAAGAGGCTACTTGGACTAAACCAGGTGGCGGTTTCTATGTTTGGGTTAACTTGCCACCAGAAATCGATACAAAGGCGATGATGCCAAAGGCGATCGTTGCCAAGGTTGCTTATGTTCCAGGCAACGCCTTCTATGCAGATGGTTTTGGATCTTGGTCGATGCGACTTTCCTACTGCCACCCAACCCCTGAACGAATCCGTGAAGGCGTTAAAGCTTTGGGTGGAATCGTGACGCAAGAAATGTCGCGTCGCGGTACAGCGCTTTCTTGA
- a CDS encoding ParA family protein has translation MVDSRETSDRESETKVVGVRRLKEAMAKPASTRIFTVANQKGGVGKTTTTVNIAAALSMGGLRVLVVDLDPQGNASTALGVPHRDIEGIYDVLMGSAQIGSVIQKVAGFPALDCVPSNSSLANAEVNLVSMVARELRLKEAIDEISPNYDYIFIDCPPSLGLLTINALAAARELLIPIQTEYYALEGLSQLLETYGVVKKRLNANLDLSTIVLTMFDGRTRLSNDVAANVRAHFPKELIDIPIPRAVRVSEAPSYNQTVMTYDPLSPGAIAYMQVAREIAERGKPKNALDVDFDSNVVNINYKRDGEIA, from the coding sequence GTGGTTGATTCACGTGAAACAAGCGATCGCGAGAGCGAGACAAAGGTCGTCGGCGTCCGACGCCTAAAAGAGGCGATGGCAAAACCTGCCTCAACCCGCATCTTCACTGTGGCAAACCAGAAGGGTGGGGTCGGAAAGACCACCACAACAGTCAATATCGCAGCGGCCCTTTCTATGGGCGGCCTGCGGGTCTTGGTCGTTGATCTAGATCCACAAGGCAACGCCAGCACCGCCTTGGGTGTTCCGCACCGTGATATCGAGGGTATTTACGACGTACTTATGGGCAGTGCGCAAATTGGTTCTGTGATTCAAAAGGTTGCAGGTTTTCCGGCACTTGATTGCGTTCCTTCAAACTCGTCTCTTGCAAATGCTGAAGTTAATTTAGTTTCAATGGTTGCGCGCGAACTTCGTTTAAAAGAAGCGATCGATGAGATTTCACCAAATTACGATTACATTTTTATTGATTGCCCACCATCACTTGGACTGCTCACAATCAACGCACTTGCTGCAGCGCGTGAACTTTTAATTCCAATTCAAACCGAATATTACGCACTTGAAGGTTTATCACAACTCCTTGAAACATATGGCGTTGTGAAGAAGCGTTTAAATGCAAACTTAGATCTTTCAACAATTGTCTTAACTATGTTTGATGGTCGTACCCGTTTATCAAATGATGTCGCTGCAAATGTTCGCGCGCACTTTCCAAAAGAGTTAATTGATATTCCAATCCCACGCGCAGTACGTGTTTCAGAAGCGCCTTCTTACAATCAAACAGTTATGACTTATGACCCGCTATCACCAGGTGCGATTGCATATATGCAGGTAGCGCGTGAAATTGCAGAACGCGGAAAGCCAAAAAATGCTCTCGATGTTGACTTTGATTCAAATGTTGTAAATATTAATTACAAACGCGATGGAGAAATTGCATGA